Proteins from one Mesotoga infera genomic window:
- a CDS encoding mechanosensitive ion channel family protein produces MSDTVSIIIDWAIRIGVSILIFIIARWLSKIFYNGFMKLSKKTGIVNVQYQRTLKTLFNIAFYALAIFIIVSVLFKNLTPVLTGLGVSSIIIGLAVKEPLENFICGILIMLNKLILEGEAVEISGQSGSIVEIKLNHVLLKTWDGKMITMPSRSVWTATIIHFWPENIRRNDLNVGVSYSSDLNKVMRVLEESVNSYEKLYKDESHKPVIQFTGYGSSSIDFVVRFWVERSNFVNSSTDLAKIIKTKFDENGIEIPFSQIDLHIKKD; encoded by the coding sequence TTGAGCGATACAGTGTCCATAATCATCGATTGGGCCATCAGGATAGGGGTAAGCATACTCATTTTCATAATAGCCCGGTGGTTGTCGAAGATCTTCTACAACGGCTTCATGAAACTGTCCAAGAAAACGGGGATAGTGAACGTGCAATACCAGAGAACCCTGAAGACATTGTTCAATATCGCTTTCTATGCGCTGGCCATTTTCATAATCGTGTCGGTTCTCTTCAAAAACCTAACCCCCGTTTTGACCGGACTCGGCGTTTCAAGCATCATAATAGGCCTGGCGGTCAAGGAACCCCTGGAAAACTTCATCTGCGGTATTCTCATTATGCTCAACAAACTCATATTGGAGGGAGAGGCCGTGGAAATCTCAGGCCAATCAGGTTCGATCGTCGAAATCAAGTTGAATCACGTGCTTCTGAAAACGTGGGATGGGAAGATGATAACCATGCCCAGCCGATCGGTCTGGACGGCGACCATAATCCACTTCTGGCCGGAGAATATAAGGCGAAACGATTTGAACGTAGGCGTTTCGTACTCCAGCGATTTGAACAAGGTCATGAGGGTACTTGAGGAATCGGTCAACTCGTATGAGAAGCTCTACAAAGACGAAAGTCACAAACCGGTTATCCAGTTCACAGGATACGGCAGCTCTTCGATAGATTTCGTTGTCCGTTTCTGGGTTGAAAGGAGTAACTTTGTCAATTCCAGCACGGATCTGGCGAAGATAATAAAGACAAAATTCGACGAAAACGGTATAGAGATTCCCTTCAGTCAGATCGACCTGCATATCAAGAAGGACTAG
- the dnaK gene encoding molecular chaperone DnaK: MANKEYTVGIDLGTTNSVIAWVKQDGSVEVIPNAEGNRTTPSIVSFSKTGEIVVGEPAKRQAILNADRTVRSIKRKMGSDYTIKIDEKEYTPQEISAYILKKMKADAEAYLGGKVTKAVITCPAYFNDAQRQATKEAGIIAGMEVLRIINEPTAAAVAYGIDKKQGDRKIIVYDLGGGTFDVSLLDIGDGVVEVLSTSGNNHLGGDDFDQLLIDYIAEDFRKKNNVDLRKDKQAFQRLKDAAERAKIELSAKYETEVSLPFITATADGPLHLEMKITRSTFESLIKDLVEGTREQIERAMSDAKVSPKEVDEILLVGGSTRIPMVQSFIKSIFGKEPNKNINPDEAVAIGAALQSGILAGSVESDLVLVDVTPLTLGVEVMGGLLEPIIERNSTVPVKRSKVFTTAADGQTEVEVAVYQGERSMAKDNMALGSFKLTGIAPAPRGIPQIEVTFDIDSDGIVHVSAKDLGTNREQSMVVSGRQKMSEEEIKRIVEDAKKYEEQDKKKKQEVELKNQADQLAYSIEKLLKDSGDKISSEDRGKLEGLVKDLRDAINQDNMQRVKLLFDQLQKESMRVGQSVYQKTQVKTDQGPENGGEVNDGGAEYIPPEDNQ; this comes from the coding sequence ATGGCAAATAAAGAATATACGGTAGGAATCGATCTGGGCACGACCAATTCGGTTATAGCGTGGGTCAAGCAGGATGGCAGCGTTGAGGTGATACCCAACGCCGAAGGAAACAGGACCACACCTTCGATAGTCTCCTTCAGCAAGACCGGGGAGATAGTCGTAGGTGAGCCGGCGAAGAGACAGGCTATATTGAACGCCGATAGAACCGTCAGATCTATCAAAAGGAAAATGGGTTCGGACTACACGATAAAGATAGATGAGAAAGAATACACTCCGCAAGAGATAAGCGCATACATACTCAAAAAGATGAAGGCCGATGCCGAGGCTTATCTAGGCGGAAAAGTTACGAAGGCGGTTATCACCTGCCCCGCGTACTTCAACGATGCGCAGAGACAGGCCACCAAGGAAGCGGGTATCATAGCCGGCATGGAAGTTCTGAGAATAATTAACGAACCGACGGCGGCGGCAGTTGCATACGGTATCGATAAGAAGCAGGGAGACAGGAAGATCATCGTTTACGACCTGGGAGGCGGAACTTTCGATGTGTCGCTGCTGGACATAGGAGACGGAGTGGTTGAAGTTCTTTCGACCTCGGGCAATAACCACCTCGGTGGAGACGATTTCGACCAGTTGCTCATCGACTACATAGCCGAGGACTTCAGGAAGAAGAACAACGTCGATCTCAGAAAGGACAAGCAGGCTTTCCAGAGGCTTAAGGACGCCGCAGAAAGGGCCAAGATTGAACTCTCGGCGAAGTACGAAACGGAGGTCTCTCTCCCCTTCATAACCGCGACGGCCGACGGACCGCTCCATCTGGAGATGAAGATCACCAGATCGACCTTCGAGTCTTTGATCAAAGATCTGGTCGAGGGAACCAGAGAACAGATAGAGAGGGCAATGAGCGACGCCAAGGTCTCTCCAAAAGAAGTGGACGAGATACTTCTGGTCGGTGGTTCCACTAGAATTCCCATGGTCCAGAGTTTCATCAAGTCGATATTCGGCAAGGAACCCAACAAGAACATCAACCCGGACGAGGCCGTTGCGATCGGTGCGGCTCTCCAGAGCGGTATCCTCGCCGGAAGCGTGGAAAGCGATCTCGTTCTGGTGGACGTAACGCCCCTCACTCTAGGAGTTGAAGTAATGGGTGGCCTGCTGGAACCGATAATCGAGAGAAACTCGACGGTGCCTGTCAAGAGGTCCAAGGTCTTCACGACGGCGGCCGACGGTCAGACAGAAGTGGAAGTTGCCGTTTACCAGGGCGAAAGATCGATGGCCAAAGACAACATGGCACTGGGAAGTTTCAAGCTCACCGGTATAGCGCCGGCCCCGAGGGGAATTCCTCAGATAGAGGTAACGTTCGATATAGACAGCGACGGAATAGTTCATGTGTCGGCGAAGGATCTTGGAACCAACAGAGAGCAGTCGATGGTCGTCAGTGGAAGACAGAAGATGTCCGAAGAAGAAATCAAGAGAATCGTCGAAGACGCCAAAAAGTACGAAGAACAGGACAAAAAGAAGAAGCAGGAAGTCGAACTGAAAAACCAGGCCGATCAACTCGCCTACAGCATAGAAAAGCTCCTGAAGGATAGCGGCGACAAGATCTCTTCCGAGGACAGGGGAAAGCTGGAAGGCCTTGTGAAAGATCTGAGAGACGCGATAAACCAGGACAATATGCAGAGAGTGAAGTTGCTCTTCGATCAGCTCCAGAAGGAGAGCATGAGGGTCGGGCAGAGCGTTTACCAGAAGACTCAGGTAAAGACCGACCAGGGTCCCGAAAATGGCGGCGAAGTTAATGACGGCGGCGCCGAGTACATACCGCCGGAAGACAATCAGTGA
- a CDS encoding Hsp20/alpha crystallin family protein, with protein sequence MLAIRRSDVFRPFEEIQKEMDRLFNEAFRGFNNQPRETSMISPEVDIYEKDNSVFIEMDVPGIKKDELEIKVEEDVLSIKGEKKLERDDKGRDYHRYERFCGAFQRIFRLPDYVKSEEIKAKYEDGVLKIELPKKEEVKKEAIQVKID encoded by the coding sequence ATGTTGGCTATCAGAAGAAGTGATGTTTTCAGACCGTTCGAAGAGATCCAGAAGGAAATGGACAGACTTTTCAACGAAGCCTTCAGAGGGTTTAACAACCAGCCCAGAGAGACCTCTATGATCAGTCCGGAAGTCGATATCTACGAAAAAGACAACTCGGTTTTCATCGAAATGGATGTACCCGGAATAAAGAAAGACGAACTGGAGATAAAAGTAGAGGAAGACGTACTCTCGATCAAGGGCGAGAAAAAGCTTGAAAGAGATGACAAGGGAAGGGATTACCACCGCTACGAGCGCTTCTGCGGTGCCTTCCAGAGGATCTTCAGACTGCCCGACTATGTTAAGTCCGAAGAGATAAAGGCCAAGTACGAGGACGGTGTTCTGAAGATCGAGCTTCCAAAGAAAGAGGAAGTCAAGAAAGAAGCCATTCAGGTCAAGATCGACTGA
- a CDS encoding ATP-dependent Clp protease ATP-binding subunit translates to MINYDEYTEKAKKILMDVQDILTRYRQNQLASEHILLSMLEDDDNIAVDILKEKNGKTESLRRDVEEVIGRYGSSGQSTNQIFITPEARHILENARSESRRMQDSKVGTEHILLAMVRETSAVASRLLQKYGINIDNIYSLILKRRNVAESEESENVNSLKKYTIDLTQLAREGKLMPVIGREDEIRRVIQIIGRKTKNNPALVGEPGVGKTAIVEGLSQRIVSGDVPHYLRDKRVLALDMGRLVAGTKFRGEFEERMKDIIDSVKKLSGDVILFIDEIHSVVGAGSAEGSMDAANLMKPALARGELQCVGATTLDEYRKYIEKDRALERRFQPVLVDEPTTEEAYEIMRGLKETYEKHHEIKITDEALKTAVDLSVKYIPDRYLPDKAIDLIDEAASFVRLKAGYMPDNLRSMDRELKELDAQITALAEKGDYKAAAELKTRAEQLKKEYLAEKARWEANESTSSAVTPDIVASVVEQWTGIPAGKMLQSERDRLKNLESLIHERFMDQNEAVDVVSQTIRRARAGLKDPGKPWGSFLFMGPTGVGKTELAKTLAFLLFGSEEAMVRLDMSEYMEKHTVSRLIGAPPGYVGYDEGGQLTEAVRRRPYSVVLLDEIEKAHPDVHNVLLQTMDDGRLTDGKGKTVSFANTIIIMTSNIASEELADIRENPGAKEIAGEKLRRAFRPEFLNRLDAIVLFEPLDPSAMKGIVKLQLSEIEERLREQNIGIDVTDAAVEYLAENGYDKLYGARPVRRLIERTIEGPVADMIIDGKLQEGATVSVDTDELGIKLDIR, encoded by the coding sequence ATGATAAACTACGATGAATATACGGAAAAGGCCAAAAAGATACTGATGGATGTTCAGGATATACTCACGCGTTACAGACAAAACCAGCTGGCCTCAGAACACATCCTTTTGTCGATGCTCGAGGATGACGACAATATCGCCGTGGATATTCTTAAGGAGAAAAACGGAAAGACAGAGTCTCTGAGGAGGGACGTAGAAGAGGTGATTGGCCGCTACGGCAGTTCTGGCCAATCTACCAACCAGATCTTCATAACTCCCGAGGCCCGGCACATACTGGAAAACGCCAGGAGCGAGTCGAGAAGGATGCAGGATTCCAAGGTCGGAACGGAACACATACTCCTGGCTATGGTAAGGGAGACTTCGGCGGTCGCCAGCAGACTCCTTCAGAAGTACGGCATCAATATAGACAATATCTACTCTCTCATTTTGAAAAGGAGAAACGTGGCCGAATCGGAAGAGAGCGAAAACGTGAACTCCCTGAAGAAATACACGATAGACCTGACGCAACTGGCCAGAGAAGGCAAATTGATGCCCGTGATCGGAAGAGAGGACGAGATTCGCAGGGTTATTCAAATCATAGGAAGAAAAACGAAGAACAACCCTGCGCTGGTCGGCGAGCCGGGCGTGGGGAAGACGGCCATTGTGGAGGGTCTCTCCCAGAGAATAGTCAGCGGGGACGTTCCGCATTATCTGAGGGACAAGAGAGTCCTCGCCCTCGATATGGGCAGACTGGTAGCCGGGACGAAGTTTCGTGGAGAGTTCGAAGAGAGGATGAAGGATATAATCGACTCGGTGAAGAAGCTCTCCGGTGACGTGATTCTTTTCATCGACGAGATCCACAGCGTAGTTGGTGCCGGCTCGGCCGAAGGCTCTATGGACGCGGCGAACCTAATGAAGCCGGCCCTGGCGAGGGGAGAGCTCCAGTGCGTGGGTGCCACAACCCTTGACGAATACAGGAAATACATAGAGAAAGACAGGGCGCTCGAGAGAAGGTTCCAGCCGGTGCTGGTCGATGAGCCGACCACAGAAGAGGCCTATGAAATAATGAGAGGCCTGAAAGAGACCTACGAGAAACACCACGAGATAAAGATAACCGATGAAGCGCTGAAGACGGCCGTGGATCTGAGCGTAAAATACATTCCCGACAGATATCTCCCCGACAAGGCCATCGACCTCATAGACGAGGCGGCGTCCTTCGTCAGGCTAAAGGCCGGTTATATGCCCGACAACCTGAGATCCATGGACAGGGAATTGAAGGAACTGGACGCACAGATAACCGCTCTGGCCGAAAAGGGCGATTACAAAGCCGCCGCCGAATTGAAAACCAGGGCTGAACAGCTCAAGAAAGAGTATCTGGCCGAAAAGGCCAGGTGGGAAGCGAACGAATCGACCAGCAGTGCGGTCACACCGGACATAGTGGCCTCTGTCGTGGAGCAATGGACGGGAATACCGGCCGGCAAGATGCTCCAGTCCGAGCGCGACAGGCTGAAGAACCTGGAATCACTTATACACGAGAGGTTCATGGACCAAAACGAAGCCGTCGATGTGGTGTCCCAGACGATACGCCGCGCCAGGGCGGGCTTGAAAGATCCCGGCAAACCCTGGGGCTCCTTCCTCTTCATGGGACCGACCGGGGTGGGAAAGACCGAGCTGGCCAAAACGCTTGCCTTCCTCCTCTTCGGAAGCGAAGAGGCCATGGTGAGGCTGGATATGTCGGAATACATGGAGAAACACACAGTATCCAGGCTGATCGGTGCGCCCCCGGGCTATGTGGGTTACGACGAGGGCGGGCAGTTGACTGAGGCCGTTAGAAGAAGGCCTTACTCGGTGGTCCTGCTGGACGAAATCGAAAAGGCCCATCCCGACGTTCACAACGTGCTTCTGCAAACCATGGACGACGGGAGGTTAACCGATGGCAAGGGGAAGACCGTCTCCTTCGCAAACACGATCATAATAATGACCAGCAACATCGCCTCGGAAGAGCTGGCAGACATACGGGAGAACCCTGGGGCCAAAGAAATCGCCGGTGAAAAACTGCGCAGAGCGTTCAGGCCGGAGTTCCTTAACAGGCTGGATGCCATAGTTCTCTTCGAACCGCTCGATCCTTCGGCGATGAAGGGCATAGTCAAACTGCAACTCTCGGAGATAGAAGAGCGATTACGCGAGCAGAACATAGGCATAGACGTCACCGACGCGGCCGTCGAATATCTGGCCGAGAACGGATACGATAAACTTTACGGGGCAAGGCCGGTGAGGCGCCTAATAGAAAGAACCATAGAAGGACCCGTGGCCGACATGATAATCGACGGCAAACTCCAGGAAGGAGCCACGGTGTCGGTCGATACGGATGAACTTGGAATAAAGCTGGATATCCGGTAG
- a CDS encoding 2-hydroxyacid dehydrogenase gives MDKIFYTYRIPDEGMLLLKNYEISGNNEDRFLSKEEIIKGARDASALISLLSDRIDSEVISSLPKLKVIANYAVGYNNIDIEEAKRRKIRVTNTPGALTDATADLTMALLLATSRKIVEGDRLVREHKFEGWKPGLLKGPALKGKILGIIGMGRIGKAVASRAKAFGMNILYHNRKPLLQSEEEELCVKHVSLEELLKSSDFISLHVPLMGETYHLLNEKRLSLLKPEAIIINTSRGAVIDEKALIKALKDGKIAGAGLDVYEEEPFVPQELIDLPNVVLLPHLGSATNEARREMAIMVGRNVAAVLEGKEPPNPVI, from the coding sequence ATGGACAAAATTTTCTATACTTACAGAATCCCCGATGAAGGTATGCTTCTTCTCAAGAACTACGAAATCTCCGGAAACAACGAGGACCGTTTTCTAAGTAAGGAGGAGATAATCAAAGGGGCCCGCGACGCCTCTGCGCTCATTTCACTGCTCTCGGACAGGATAGATTCCGAAGTTATTTCGTCGCTGCCGAAGCTGAAAGTGATAGCCAACTACGCGGTTGGGTACAACAACATAGACATAGAAGAGGCCAAAAGGAGAAAAATAAGGGTGACCAACACTCCGGGAGCCCTGACCGACGCAACTGCAGATCTCACCATGGCACTGCTTCTGGCAACGAGTAGGAAGATAGTCGAAGGCGACAGGCTCGTGAGAGAGCACAAATTCGAAGGCTGGAAGCCCGGCCTGCTCAAGGGCCCAGCGCTCAAGGGCAAGATCCTGGGAATAATAGGAATGGGCAGGATAGGAAAGGCCGTGGCGAGCAGGGCGAAGGCCTTCGGCATGAACATACTCTATCACAACAGAAAGCCTCTCCTGCAATCGGAGGAAGAAGAGCTCTGTGTAAAACACGTGAGCCTCGAAGAACTACTCAAAAGCTCGGACTTCATTTCTTTGCATGTGCCGCTCATGGGCGAGACCTACCATCTGCTCAACGAAAAGAGACTCTCTCTCCTGAAGCCGGAGGCGATAATCATCAACACCTCTCGCGGAGCCGTCATAGATGAAAAAGCTTTGATCAAAGCCCTGAAAGATGGAAAGATAGCCGGAGCAGGGCTAGACGTCTATGAAGAGGAGCCGTTCGTGCCGCAGGAGCTGATAGATCTTCCAAACGTCGTCCTTTTGCCCCACCTCGGATCGGCAACCAACGAGGCCAGAAGGGAAATGGCCATAATGGTCGGACGAAACGTGGCGGCCGTTCTCGAAGGCAAAGAGCCACCCAATCCCGTTATTTGA
- a CDS encoding desulfoferrodoxin FeS4 iron-binding domain-containing protein — MKVKKVGEVYRCEICGNVVEVKEVGGGELVCCGEPMKLVKK, encoded by the coding sequence GTGAAAGTCAAAAAAGTTGGAGAGGTTTATCGCTGCGAAATCTGCGGAAACGTCGTGGAAGTGAAGGAAGTCGGCGGCGGCGAGCTTGTCTGCTGCGGAGAGCCGATGAAACTGGTCAAGAAATGA
- a CDS encoding MetQ/NlpA family ABC transporter substrate-binding protein: protein MKKVLLVLVVVMAIIVCGATKVKIGVTPIPFVDILEFIRPQLEEAGIELEIVVFSDYVLPNLALSSKELDANFFQHAQYLKSFTAQRGIKGLVPAVNVLIAPMGFYMKKPLEELKKGDKIALMNDPTNETRALLLLHNNGLITLKDPSKADLTVRDIQDNPKGLVLVEMEAGFVPRVFKEDDTVVGAVLNANYALSIGLNSQKDATFVEDSNSPYANFIVVREENLNSQWLATLKQIITRDEVRQFIWDKFEGSIVPTF, encoded by the coding sequence ATGAAAAAGGTTTTACTGGTTCTGGTAGTCGTTATGGCGATCATCGTTTGTGGGGCTACTAAGGTGAAGATCGGAGTTACGCCGATCCCGTTCGTGGATATTCTCGAGTTTATCAGGCCTCAGCTGGAAGAGGCCGGCATTGAGCTGGAGATAGTCGTTTTCAGCGACTATGTTCTTCCAAATCTTGCGCTTTCTTCGAAGGAACTGGACGCCAACTTTTTTCAGCACGCGCAGTATTTGAAGTCCTTCACCGCACAAAGAGGGATCAAAGGATTGGTGCCCGCCGTCAATGTTCTCATAGCTCCTATGGGCTTTTATATGAAAAAGCCACTCGAGGAGCTGAAGAAGGGGGATAAAATAGCCCTGATGAACGACCCGACCAACGAGACGAGGGCGCTGCTTCTGCTTCACAACAACGGCCTGATAACGCTGAAGGATCCTTCTAAGGCCGATTTGACGGTAAGAGATATACAGGACAACCCGAAGGGGCTGGTACTGGTGGAGATGGAGGCGGGCTTTGTGCCGAGGGTGTTCAAAGAAGACGATACCGTCGTGGGGGCGGTTCTGAACGCCAATTATGCCCTGTCGATCGGATTGAATTCACAGAAGGACGCCACTTTCGTTGAGGATAGCAATTCGCCGTACGCCAATTTCATAGTCGTTCGCGAAGAAAACCTCAACAGCCAGTGGCTCGCCACTCTAAAGCAGATTATCACGCGTGATGAGGTGAGGCAGTTCATCTGGGACAAGTTCGAAGGCTCCATTGTTCCCACTTTTTAG